DNA sequence from the Arthrobacter sp. V1I9 genome:
CCACGTTGTCGTTCCTGATCTATGTGGTGTGCCGCGTTATCGGATCCATCCGGTCGTCCCGGGGCATCAACGGGCGGGTGCTGCAGGCCCACTGATCGTGCGTGGACCGGTTCGCGCGGCAGGGGGCCCTAAGCCGGACCTGCTTAGAGCTCGCCGGCTGCCTTGCGCGCCGTGCAGTCAGGGCACAGCCCGAAGATCTCCACGGTGTGCGCCACTTCCGTGAAGCCGTGTTCGCTGGCCGTGCGGGCTGCCCACGTTTCCACGGCGGGCGCTTCCACCTCGACGGCTTTGCCGCAGTTCCGGCACAGGAGGTGGTGATGGTGGCCGGTGACGGCACAGCGGCGGTACACCGCTTCGCCGTCGCCGTTGCGCAGCACATCCACCAGGCCCTCGTCTGCAAGGGACTGGAGGATCCGGTAGGCGGTGGCGAGGGACACCGATACGCCCTGGTTCTGCAGGATGCGGTAGAGCTCCTGCGTGCTCACAAAATCGTGCAACTCATCCAAAGCGGCGCTGACTGCCAGCCTCTGCTTGGTCACGCGCTGTTCCTTGCCGGCAACGGGCGCGGCGGTGCCTGCCGGCACGGAAGCGGCCCGTGCGGTGCCTCCCAAGGCTTCGGCCGAAGCGGGCTTGGTGGAATCAGCCTTGGCGCCGAACGGCATGGATGGACTCGCTTCCCTCAGGATGGTGGCAAAGATCAAGATTACCAGCCGGAGCTTCGTGGACACGGGTTCGGACCGAACCCTAGGCTGGCGCTATGAAGCTGACCAAATACACCCACGCCTGCGTCCGACTCGAGAAAGACCGCCGGGTTCTGGTGTTGGACCCGGGCACGTTTTCGGAAGCGGCGGAGGCACTGGGCGGTGCCGAATCGGTCCTGGTCACCCACGAACACGGCGACCACATCGACGTTCCCGCTGTGGTGGCTGCTTTGAAGGACAACCGGGACCTCGTGGTTTTTGCCCCGGCGGGCGTCGCGGATAACCTGCGCAAGGAAGCCTCTGAAGCAGCGGACCGGATCCACACCGTAGACCCCGGATCGTCCTTCGAAACGGCGGGCTTCGAGGTTCGCAGCTTCGGCGGGCAGCACGCCTTGATCCATCCTCAGATCCCCGTGGTGGCCAACGTCGGCTACCTCCTGGACGGCAATGTCTACCACCCCGGTGATTCGTTCGTCATTCCGGACGGCATCAGCGTGCAGACGCTCTTGGTGCCGATCCACGCGCCGTGGAGCAAGGCAGCTGAAGTGGTGGACTTCGTGATCGGCGTCCGGGCACCACGGGCATTCCAAATCCACGACGGCCTGCTCAACGGGAATGGCCTGAAAATCGTGGAAGGCCATGTCAAGCGCCTCGGAGCCAAGTACGGCACGGAGTATCAGCACCTGGCCGCGGGCGAGTCGGTGGAAGTCTAAGCCTCGCCACCGTCCCAGGTGCCGCTATTGAAGAACCGCCTGATGACCGCTTCGTACGGCTGCGGATCCAAGCCATGGGACGCCAGCCACCCGGGGGAGTAATAGTTGCCTGCATAGCGCTCGCCGCCGTCGCACATCAGCGAGACGATGCTGCCGTGGCGGCCTTCGGCGATCATCCCCGCAATGAGTTGCCACACGCCCCAAAGGTTGGTTCCGGTGGAGGGACCGGCATGGAGCCCGGCGAGCGTGCGGAGGTGGCGCATGGCGGCGACCGACGCAGCGTCCGGCACTTGGATCATATGGTCGATCACGGACGGCACAAAGCTGGGCTCCATCCGGGGCCGGCCAATGCCCTCGATCCGGGACGGCGATCCGGTAGCAGGGTCGGACGACGTGCCGCGCCAGCCCGGGTAGAAGGCCGAGTTTTCCGGATCGACCACCACCAGCCGGGTGGGGTGGCTGTTGTAACGGAGGTACCTGCCGATGGTGGCGCTGGTACCGCCCGTCCCTGCGCCCACCACAATCCAGTCCGGCACGGGATGTTCCTCCAGCTCAAGTTGGCCGAAGATGGACTCCGCGATGTTGTTGTTTCCGCGCCAGTCCGTTGCCCGCTCGGCGTAGGTGAACTGGTCCATGTAGTGCCCGCCGCTGGTGGCGGCGACCTCTTCCGCCGTCGCATAGACCTCGGAGGCGTGGTCCACCAGGAGGCACGAACCGCCGAACTGCTCGATCAGCGCAATCTTTTCGGGGCTGGTGGTGCGCGCCATAACGGCTATGAAGGGCAGTCCCAGGAGCTGCGCGAAATAGGCCTCGGACACCGCGGTGCTGCCGCTGGAGGCCTCGACGATGGTGGTGTCCTCCCTGATCCAGCCGTTGACCAGGCCGAAGAGGAACAGGGAGCGCGCCAGCCGGTGCTTGAGGCTGCCGGTGCGGTGGGTGGACTCGTCCTTGAGATAAAGCTGTACGCCCCAGTGCTCGGGAAGGGGTACCGAGTAGAGGTGGGTATCGGCGGAGCGGTTGTTTTCTGCCGTGATTTTCCGGATGGCTTCGTCCGCCCAGTCCCGGCCGGCGGTGCGCTCGATCTTCACCGCACCAGCCTACCTGCGGCCGCCGGAGCTGCCGTTAGAGTGGGAGCGTTGGCTGCCCACGCGAAGGAGCACAATGAATCCGCTGATGGATGTTTCCGAACTGGAGGGGCGCCGTGCCGGCGGTGTGCGCACAGTGCTGCTGGACGTGCGGTGGGCGCTGGGCGACCCGCACGGCCATGACCACTACCTGAAGGGGCACCTGCCGGGCGCCGTCTTCGTTAATCTTGCCACCGAGCTTGCGGATCCTGCTGCCCCGGAGCGGGGAAGGCATCCGTTGCCATCACCCCGAAGGTTCCAGGAGGCGGCGAGGCGCTGGGGCATCAGCAACGGTGATGTTGTGGTGGCCTACGATGACAGCGCCAACATGGCGGCAGCCCGGGCGTGGTGGATGCTGCGCAACGCCGGCCTTCCCGAGGTTTACCTGCTCGACGGCGGCCTGGCGGCTTGGCGTGCAGCAGGGCTGCCGTTGGAACTGGGCGAGGTCCCGCCTGTTCCTGGCCACGTCACGCTTGCAGACGGGCAGATGCCGGTCCTGGAGGCGGCCGACGTGACCTCCTGGATGGAGGGCGGACCCGTTGCGGAGAAGGACCGTCCGGACGGGCGCCCCGCCGACAGGATTCTTTTGGACGCGCGGGCCGGAGAGCGGTACCGCGGCGAGATTGAGCCTGTTGATCCCCGAGCTGGCCACATTCCGGGTGCAGTCAGCGGGCCGACGTCCGAAAACGTGGACGGCGCCGGCTGCTTCCTGCCTCCCGCCGAGCTGCGCCGACGCTTTGAGTCGCTGGGCGTCACCGACGACGTCGAGGTGGGAGTCTACTGCGGGTCCGGCGTCACGGCAGCCCACCAGGTGGCCGCCCTTGAACTCGCCGGCTTCCGTGCCGCCCTCTATCCCGGGTCCTTCTCCGAGTGGTCCAGCAACCCCCATCTGCCGGTAGTGACGGGGCCGGAGCCCCGCGGCGACGGCGGCGGCCCGGCTGGGTGGAAACTTGGCGGCGCTCAAGGGTAGCGTCGCACTATGACTCCTGGACGTCCCGTGCCGCCGCCCCTCGCAAAACCTGTCACCCCTGAACCTGCTGCCCGTGAACCTGTCACCGCTGAGACCGTTGCCTCCGGGTTGATTGCGTCCGGATCCGCTGCTTCCGACGGCGGCGTGCTGGCTGCCGCGTACGGCGCCACATCCCCGGACAGCGGCTTGGTCCCGCTGACCCTCTCCCGCCGCACTCCCCAGGCCGACGACGTCGAAATTGCCATCGAGTTTTGCGGGCTGTGCCATTCGGATGTCCACGCGGTTCGCGGCGAGTGGGGTGGTACAACCTGGCCGCTGGTGCCCGGCCACGAGATCGTTGGCACTGTCAGTGCCGTGGGATCAGCCGTTACCGGGTTCGCGCCGGGGGACCGGGTGGGCGTTGGCTGCATCGTGGACTCCTGCCGCGAGTGCGAAAGCTGCCTGGACGGCCTGGAACAGTACTGCGAAAACGGAATGACCGGCACGTACGGGGCCGTCGACCGGCGCAACGGCAACTCGATCACACAGGGCGGCTATTCCTCCTCTGTGGTGGTGGACCGCCGCTACGTCCTTCATATACCGGACTCCCTGGACCCGGCCGCCGTCGCTCCGCTGCTGTGCGCCGGCGTTACGACGTTCTCGCCCCTGCGGCACTTCGACGTCGAAGAAGGCGACGTTGTGGGTGTGGTGGGGCTGGGCGGACTAGGTCATATGGCCGTCAAGTTCGCCAAGGCGATGGGAGCGAAGGTGGTGGTGTTCACCACGTCCGAGTCCAAAGTGCCGGCCGCCCTGGAACTGGGGGCCGACCAAGTGGTCCTGTCCACGGACGAAACAGCGATGGACGCGGCCAACCGCACCGTCGACCTCATCATCGACACCGTGGCAGCTCCGCACGACCTGAACCCGCTGTTCCGGACACTGCGCGTGGACGGGGCGCTTTTCCAGCTCGGACTTCCGTCCGAGGCGATGCCGCCCGTGAACCCCCGGGCGCTGATCAGGCGCCGGATCGCGTACGCCGGCTCGTTGATCGGAGGCATTGCCGAAACCCAGGAAATGCTGGACTTCTGCGCGGAGCACGGCGTGGTGGCGGACATCGAAGTGGTCGGCGCTGATCAGCTTAACGAAGCCTACGACCGGATGGTCGCCGGCGATGTGAAATACCGGTTCGTGCTGGACACCAGCACTTTGCAGGCACCCGCCAAGGAGGCAGACGCATGAGCACGCTCTTCACCAGGATCCTGAACGGCGAGATTCCCGGCCGGTTCGTTTGGCGGGAGAACGACGTATCCGCGTTCCTCACCACGGGTCCGCTGGCCGACGGCCATACCCTGGTGGTTCCCACCGAGGAGGTGGACCGCTGGACCGACGCCTCTCCGGAGACCCTGGCGAGGGTCATGGAGGTGGCCCAGCGGATCGGCGCCGTCCAGGTGGACGTCTTTGGCGCGGCGCGCGCCGGGCTGATTGTGGCCGGCTATGAAATTAACCACCTGCACGTGCACGTCTGGCCCTCCAGGAGCATGGCCGAGTTTAACTTTGCCACCGCGGACCAGAACCCCGATCCGGAAGTTTTGGACGCCAACGCCGAGAAACTCCGGCAGGGCCTGCGCGCTGCGGGGTACGGCGACTTCGTCCCGGCCTAAGCCGGGGCCAGCGCCTTGTTGAGAACAGCGCGGATCCGCTTCTCGGACACCGAATAGGCGGTCCCAAGTTCGACGGCGAAGAGGCTCACCCGGAGCTCTTCAATCATCCACCGGACCTGGGCAAGCTCGCCGCCGGCCCTACGGCCGGGCAGCAGGGCCGATACGGCGTCGTCGTAGTCATCCTCGAGGCGCTGCACCACCGCCATGCTGAGGGCGTCCCGCTGGACATTGCCCGGGAGGCGTTCCAGCCGCTTCTCAATGGCTGAGAGGTACCTCGGGAGCTGGCTGAGTTGGGCATAGCCGGTGCGTGCCACAAAGCCGGGGTACACCAACTGGTCGAGCTGGCTCTTGATGTCGTTGAGCGCGCTGATGAGGGCCAGGCTGGTGGTCCCCTTCAGCTGCTTTTCAATGCGCCGGGTACTGGCGAGGATGCGCTCCACCACGGCCGTCACGCTGAACACGGTGTCGATCAGCTCAGCCCGGACCAGCTCGTAGAGCCCGTCAAAGGACTTGCGGTCCCAGGGGAGCTCGGCAGGAGTGAGCTTGTCGATGGCCGCCAGCGCACAGTCGGCAATGAGGGCTGAAACAGAGCCATGCGGGTTCTGGCTGAATGTCAGTTTCTCCGTGTTGCTCAGATGCTCCAGCACGTAGCGGTCAGGAGCAGGAACGCGCAGGGCCAGCAGCCTGATCACGCCGCCGCGCATGGCGTCCTGCTGTTCGTCCGCGGTCTGGAACACCCGAAGGGCCACAGACTTGCCCTGGTCCTGCAGGGCCGGATAACCCGTGACGGTGTGGCCCTTGACCGTGTTGCTGACCTGGCGAGGGAGGGTTCCGAAACTCCACTCGGTGAGGCCGTCCTGCTCCCGGAACCCGGCGGGGCCGGTCCCGGCCGGCACCTGGGCGGGTGCCTGCAGGCGGGGAGTCCCGCCGTCGTCGGCCCTTCCTGCAGCCCGCCCGGCGTTGCTGCGCGGAGCGGTAGAGGCGGGTGTGGCACCCAGCGACTCGGCAATGGCCCGGCGGGTGGCAGGCGCAAGCTTCTCCTGAAGGGCAGCGAGGTCCTTGCCCTCATCCAGGACCTTGCCTTTGCTGTCCACCACCTTGAAGGTCACGCGCAGGTGCGCGGGCACCGCGTCCCAGTTCCACGAACCGGGCGGGATGACGTGCCCGCGGACGCGGCGGAGCGCAAGTTCGAGGGACCGTTCAAGCTCGTCCAAGGCCGGGTCGAAATCGGACTCAAGGACAGCAACTGCCTGCCGGGCCACGTCCGGGGCAGGGACGAAGTTCTTGCGGACCTGCTTAGGCAGGGACTTGATCAGGGCCGTTACCAGTTCCACGCGCTGGCCCGGAATCAGCCAGCGGAAGGCCTTGTCGTCCAGCTGATTAAGGAACAGGACAGGCACTTCGGCGGTGACGCCGTCGCTCGGATTGGGCGGCGAGCCGGGGGCCACAGGGTGGAATTCATAGGTCAGCGGGAGTTCAAAACCCTTGTGCAGCCAGGTCTTGGGGTAGGCGGAGACGTCGAGGTCGTCGGCGTCATCGCTGAGGAGGAGCGACTTGTCGTAGTCCAGGAGGTCAGGGTTTTCCTGCCGGGCGTCCTTCCACCACTTGTCAAAGTGCCGTTCGGACACAACGTCCGGCCCGACCCGCGCATCGTAGAACTCAAACAGCGTTTCGTCGTCCACCAGGAGGTCCCGGCGCCGCATCCTTGCTTCGAGTTCCTCGACCTCCTGCAGGAGGGCACGGTTGCGGTGGAAGAACTTGTGGTGGGTCTTCCAGTCGCCCTCCACCAGGGCATGCCTGATGAAGAGTTCCCTGGCGACGACGGGATCCACCCTGCCGTAGTTGATCCTGCGCTGGGCGATGAGGGGTACGCCGTAGAGGGTGACCTTTTCGTAGGCCATCACTGCGCCCTGGCGGGTGGACCAGTGCGGTTCGCTGTAACTGCGCTTGACCAGGTCGGGGGCCACCTGCTCCGCCCAGACGGGATCGAACCGGGCGGCAACCCTGGCCCAGAGCCGGCTGGTTTCCACCAGCTCCGCCGCCATCACGAACGTAGGGGACTTCTTGAACAGTGCAGAGCCGGGGAAGATCGCGAAGCGGCTGCCGCGGGCACCGGCGTATTCACGCTTGCGCTCGTCCAGGATGCCGATGTGACTCAGGAGCCCGGAAAGGAGGCTGATGTGGATGCCGTCGTGGTTGCCAACGGGATCGGCAAGGCGTTTGTTGTCCAGGCTGATGCCCAGTGGGCGGGCCAGCTGGCGCAGCTGGGCGAACAGATCCTGCCACTCGCGCACGCGGACGTAGTTGATGAATTCGGCCCGGCACAGGCGCCGGAAGGCAGAGGACGACAACTCCTGCTGCTTCTCCTGGATATAGTTCCAAAGGTTGAGGAAACCGGTGAAGTCCGAGTTTTCGTCCTTGAACCGGTTGTGCTTTTCCGCCGCGAGCTGCTGCTTGTCCGTAGGGCGCTCGCGCGGGTCCTGGATGGTGAGGGCCGCCGCGAGGATCATGACTTCGCGGACGCAGCCTCGTTTTCCCGCTTCCACGATCATCCGGCCCAGCCGGGGGTCCACCGGCAGTTGGGCGAGTTTGTGCCCGACGGCGGTAAGTCCGCCGCCGCCCTTCGTCGCGTCGGAGCCGTTTTGGGGCCGGGCGGCAGCCAGGGCGCCGAGTTCGCGAAGCAGCGTGACGCCGTCGTTGATGGCCCGCGCTTCCGGGGGCTCCACGAAGGGGAAGTTCTCGACGTCCTTCGGCCCCCGGGCCACTCCCATGGCTGTCATCTGCAGGATGACAGCGGCCAGGTTGGTGCGCAGGATTTCGGGATCCGTGAAGCGGGGCCGGGATTCGAAGTCCTCCTCGGAGTAGAGGCGGATGGCGATGCCGTCCGATACGCGCCCGCACCGCCCGGAACGCTGGTTCGCCGATGCCTGTGAAACGCGTTCGATGGGCAGCCGCTGGACTTTGGTGCGGTGCGAGTACCGGGAGATGCGGGCAGTGCCGGTGTCGATCACGTATTTGATGCCCGGCACGGTCAGCGACGTCTCGGCCACGTTGGTGGCAAGGACGATCCGGCGTTTGTTGCCGGGGTGGAACACCTTGTGCTGTTCCTGCAGGCTGAGCCGGGCAAACAGGGGGAGGATCTCGGTTCCGGCCAGTCTCCGGTTGGACTGGATGCGGGCCTGGAGCGCCTCGGCAGCGTCCCGGATTTCGCGCTCGCCGGAAAAGAATACGAGGATGTCGCCGGGGGCTTCGGCAGCGAGTTCGTCCACGGCGTCACAGACGGCGTCGAGGGGATCGCGGTCTTCCTCGAGTTCGTCGTCGGAAGCGTTCTCTTCATCAGTTCCGGCGGGGGGCTGTGACAGCGGGCGGTACCGGATTTCCACGGGGTACGTCCGCCCCGAGACCTCGATGATGGGCGCTGGGTTTTCCGGCGTGCCGAAGTGGTTGGCGAAGCGCTCGGGATCGATGGTGGCGGACGTGATGATCACCTTCAGGTCCGGCCGCTGCGGCAGGATCCGCCGGAGGTAGCCGAGGATGAAGTCGATGTTGAGGCTGCGCTCATGGGCTTCGTCGATGATGATGGCGTTGTACTTGCGCAGCAGCTTGTCGCGCTGGATTTCCGCGAGCAGGATGCCGTCGGTCATCAGCTTGACCTTGGTGTTCCGGCTGACCTCGCCGGTGAAGCGGACCTGGAACCCGACTTCCTGGCCGATGTCCACGCCCAGTTCCTCGGCGATGCGCTCCGCGACCGTGCGGGCTGCGAGCCGGCGCGGCTGGGTGTGGCCGATTAGGCCGTTTTCGCCCAGGCCAAGTTCAAGGCACATTTTGGGGATTTGGGTGGTCTTACCGGAGCCGGTCTCGCCGGCGATGATGGTGACCTGGTTCGCTGCGATGGCGGCCATCAGGTCTTCGCGGCGCTCGGAGACCGGCAGCTCGGCAGGATAGGAGATGTGAAGTGTCATGGCTGCTGACAGTCTACTGCGGGAGCCCGGGCTTCCCGTTTCGACTGGTTGCAGCTGTGCCCGGCCTCTGTGGCCTGGGTTAGAAGATGCGGAGCGTGTAGTTGGTGCTGGGAAGGTCCAGGGCGGACCATGCTTCATGCGATTCAACGGGAGGCGTGTGCCCCCTGCCGTCTTGCAGGAGAGCCGACACAGTGGCGGCAAATACGAGGAGCAGCAGGATGACGAGGACGGTTGTGAGGATTTCCATGCCTTCATGCTTCTCCTCTTTGGAACCAAGAAAAAGTGGCAGAAATGCCCAAAAAGCTAAAATTCCTGCCACAATGGAAGCATGCTGAAATCAGTAGCCGTCATCGTGGTCCCCAACTTCTCGATGTTCGAGTTTGGCACCGCCTGTGAAGTGTTCGGGATCGACAGGTCCGGGCGGGGGAGCGGCGTCCCGGCCTTTGACTTCCGCGTCTGCACGCCGGCGCCAGGCGACGTCCAGCTCAAGTCCGGGTTGTCCATGAATGTGAGCCTCGGGCTGGAAGCCACCGCCGACGCAGACCTCGTCATCATGACCCCCTACGGCAACGATGACGATCTACCCGAGTCTGTCCTCGAAGCACTGCGCGCCGCTGATGCGAGGGGAGCATGGGTCATGTCCATTTGCTCGGGAGCCTTTGCCCTGGCCCGGGCGGGCCTGCTGAATGGGCGGCGCTGCACCACGCACTGGCACTACTCAGGCCGCCTTGCTGCGGAATATCCGGGTGTCCGGGTGGACGAAAACGTCCTGTACGTGCAGGACGCAAACATCATCACCTCCGCCGGCACGGCTGCCGGTATCGATGCCTGCCTCCACCTCGTGCGGGTGGAATTGGGTGCGCACGTGGCCGCTGCGATTGCCCGCGACATGGTGGTCCCGCCGCACCGCGATGGTGGCCAGGCACAGTTTATTGACCGGCCCATGCCCACCTGCGGCTCTGCTCCGATGGAGGAACTCCTTCGCTGGATGGTGGAGCACCTGGATCGCGAGCATACGGTGAATGAGCTCGCCACGCGGGTGCACATGTCCGCCCGGACGTTCGCCCGGAAGTTCCGGTCAGAAACGGGGGCAACACCGGCGGCCTGGCTCAACTCCCAGCGGGTGCTCCGGGCGCAGGAACTCCTTGAGGCCACGGACATGAACATTGAGGAGATTGCGCGGGAGTCCGGATTTGGGCATCCGGTCCTGCTGCGGCACCACTTCGGAAAAGTCCTGGACACCAGCCCGCAGTCCTACCGCAGGGCCTTCCGCGGCCAGCTGGCGGAGGTGGGTTAGCCCCCGGGGCTTCATGCCTCCCGGCGCTGTGCCGCCCGTGATTCCTCAGCGGCCGCCCGGGTGCTGTCCACCAGCACCCGCCAGGGTCCGGTGACTGCCCGTTCGGGCAAGGCAGCGCGATGCTGGCCCGCCCGGATGGAGTAGATGAACCGGTCCGGTTGGGCTCCGGAGTATTCCGCTGTAGCGGCCCGCGGTGTTCGAGGCACGGCGTCCCAAGGGCATGCCTCGACGATGGGCTGCCACTGGTTCCTGGCTGTCTCGGAAACAGCGTTAACAGTCCACACCCGGGTCATCGCCGCGATGCCGCCGGTGCGCTCCACACTGATCTTCATGGCTTCGTTCCTGGGTGGTACGTCGAGCCCGGTGGCCCGAAGTACGGCAGCCAGGCATCCCGTTAGAGTTTGACCTTCACAGTTTCCCACGCGTTTCGCACGGCGTCATGCTCTTTTGAATCAGAACCGAAAAGCTCCCCAGCCGTAGCAGCCGTGGCGCGGGCAAAGACGGTGAAGGTTGCGCCCGTGGGCAAATCACCGCCGGTGAGCGTCTCGTACCAGATGCGCCCGGGGGAGTCCCAGGCGTTTCCGCCCAGCTGTTCCGCCACGAGGTAGAACGCCCGGTTGGGGATGCCTGAGTTGATGTGGACACCGCCGTTGTCCGCGCTCGTCCTTACGTAAGTGTCCATGGAGTCTGGCTGCGGATCCTTACCCAGCACGTCGTCGTCGTACGCGGTTCCGGGAGCTTTCATGGACCGCAGGGCGCGCCCTTCCACCTCGGGCGTGAAAAGCCCCTCGCCGATGAGCCAACTGGCCTCCGTGACCGACTGGTCCTTCACGTACTGCTCCACAAGTGCACCAAAAACATCTGACATCGACTCGTTGATGGCCCCGGCCTGGTTCCGGTACACCAGGCCTGCGGAGTGCTGGGTAACCCCGTGTGCAAGCTCGTGGCCGATGACGCTGAGGGACCTGGTGAACCGTTCGAAGACCTCCCCGTCACCATCGCCGAAGACCATCTGGGTCCCGTCCCAGAAAGCGTTGTCGTAGAGCTTGCCGAAGTGCACGGTGGCGTTCAGGGGCAGGCCCCGGCCGTCGATCGAGTTCCTTCCAAAGACGTCAGCGTACAGCCGATGCGTGTGGCCCAGCCCGTCGTAGGCTTCGTCAGTTGCAGGATCCCCCGTGGCGTGCTCTCCCTCCTTGCGGACGAGTTTGCCCGGGAGGGTTTCCGAGCCGGCGGCGTCGAAAACCGAGCGGTTTGATGGTCCTGGTTTAGCCTGGCGCACTCCTGCCGGGACGTCGGGGGCGGCCTGCATGCGGGCTGCCTGGACAGAGCGGACGTGGCCCAAGGCTTCTTTGGCCGCTCGTGCGGCCGCGGAAAACTCCGGGGCGTCCTGCCTGGCCAGCCGCCTCAACAGGTATGGCGGAATGATGGAACAGAACGGAACGTGCATGGCGTACCCCCTCAACTAGGTAAATTCAGACTACGAGGGGGCACCGACAAAGCGGTGGATACACGCGGTGTTCCGTGTGGTGGGCGCCGTGATCATGAGCCGTGCCGGGCCGGACAAAGAGAAGCACCCCGGTCCGTGGACCGGGGTGCTTCTCGACTGGTGCCCTCGATAGGATTCGAACCTACGACCTTCTGCTCCGGAGGCAGACGCTCTATCCCCTGAGCTACGAGGGCAATCCGGGGGTTCCTGCCGTTGCCGGCGGGACGTCCTAGAGCTTAGCAGGAAGGTGGCCCGCAAGGGAAAATCGCCACTCGGGACTCGGAACTCCGGCGGGCACGGGCTCTCCAAAGCGGCGCGTTTCAGTAGCCCGAGAACGAGTCCACGTGCACCTTCCTGGCACCGGCCTGCCGTGCCGCACCACGCAACGAGGCGACGCTCGCTGGTGAGCCTGAGATATAAACCTCGCGGTCAGCAATGTCGGGAACGAGTGCTTTGAGGGCTTCACCGTCCACCCTGGCGCCATCTGCAGGGAACGCAGTGATGTGCGGCGGCGGCTGGGAACCATCGGCGATGCGGGCAACCACACGGACGCCTGCAGCCTTCAATTCATCCGCGTACGCGATCTCGTCGGCGCTCCTGGCCAGCAGCAGAATCATGGCGTCGCGGTCCCGTAAACCACCGGAGGAGAGATGTGAAAGGAAGGGGGTGATGCCGATGCCGGCAGCCATCATCAGGACGGGCTTGCGGGGATCGCGGGGGAGGACAAAGTCACCTCCAACGGAAGTGGCCGTCAGCTCGTCGCCCGGCTGCAGGGAAAGAAGGACCTTTTTGGCG
Encoded proteins:
- a CDS encoding MBL fold metallo-hydrolase, yielding MKLTKYTHACVRLEKDRRVLVLDPGTFSEAAEALGGAESVLVTHEHGDHIDVPAVVAALKDNRDLVVFAPAGVADNLRKEASEAADRIHTVDPGSSFETAGFEVRSFGGQHALIHPQIPVVANVGYLLDGNVYHPGDSFVIPDGISVQTLLVPIHAPWSKAAEVVDFVIGVRAPRAFQIHDGLLNGNGLKIVEGHVKRLGAKYGTEYQHLAAGESVEV
- a CDS encoding NAD(P)-dependent alcohol dehydrogenase, with product MTPGRPVPPPLAKPVTPEPAAREPVTAETVASGLIASGSAASDGGVLAAAYGATSPDSGLVPLTLSRRTPQADDVEIAIEFCGLCHSDVHAVRGEWGGTTWPLVPGHEIVGTVSAVGSAVTGFAPGDRVGVGCIVDSCRECESCLDGLEQYCENGMTGTYGAVDRRNGNSITQGGYSSSVVVDRRYVLHIPDSLDPAAVAPLLCAGVTTFSPLRHFDVEEGDVVGVVGLGGLGHMAVKFAKAMGAKVVVFTTSESKVPAALELGADQVVLSTDETAMDAANRTVDLIIDTVAAPHDLNPLFRTLRVDGALFQLGLPSEAMPPVNPRALIRRRIAYAGSLIGGIAETQEMLDFCAEHGVVADIEVVGADQLNEAYDRMVAGDVKYRFVLDTSTLQAPAKEADA
- the hrpA gene encoding ATP-dependent RNA helicase HrpA; protein product: MTLHISYPAELPVSERREDLMAAIAANQVTIIAGETGSGKTTQIPKMCLELGLGENGLIGHTQPRRLAARTVAERIAEELGVDIGQEVGFQVRFTGEVSRNTKVKLMTDGILLAEIQRDKLLRKYNAIIIDEAHERSLNIDFILGYLRRILPQRPDLKVIITSATIDPERFANHFGTPENPAPIIEVSGRTYPVEIRYRPLSQPPAGTDEENASDDELEEDRDPLDAVCDAVDELAAEAPGDILVFFSGEREIRDAAEALQARIQSNRRLAGTEILPLFARLSLQEQHKVFHPGNKRRIVLATNVAETSLTVPGIKYVIDTGTARISRYSHRTKVQRLPIERVSQASANQRSGRCGRVSDGIAIRLYSEEDFESRPRFTDPEILRTNLAAVILQMTAMGVARGPKDVENFPFVEPPEARAINDGVTLLRELGALAAARPQNGSDATKGGGGLTAVGHKLAQLPVDPRLGRMIVEAGKRGCVREVMILAAALTIQDPRERPTDKQQLAAEKHNRFKDENSDFTGFLNLWNYIQEKQQELSSSAFRRLCRAEFINYVRVREWQDLFAQLRQLARPLGISLDNKRLADPVGNHDGIHISLLSGLLSHIGILDERKREYAGARGSRFAIFPGSALFKKSPTFVMAAELVETSRLWARVAARFDPVWAEQVAPDLVKRSYSEPHWSTRQGAVMAYEKVTLYGVPLIAQRRINYGRVDPVVARELFIRHALVEGDWKTHHKFFHRNRALLQEVEELEARMRRRDLLVDDETLFEFYDARVGPDVVSERHFDKWWKDARQENPDLLDYDKSLLLSDDADDLDVSAYPKTWLHKGFELPLTYEFHPVAPGSPPNPSDGVTAEVPVLFLNQLDDKAFRWLIPGQRVELVTALIKSLPKQVRKNFVPAPDVARQAVAVLESDFDPALDELERSLELALRRVRGHVIPPGSWNWDAVPAHLRVTFKVVDSKGKVLDEGKDLAALQEKLAPATRRAIAESLGATPASTAPRSNAGRAAGRADDGGTPRLQAPAQVPAGTGPAGFREQDGLTEWSFGTLPRQVSNTVKGHTVTGYPALQDQGKSVALRVFQTADEQQDAMRGGVIRLLALRVPAPDRYVLEHLSNTEKLTFSQNPHGSVSALIADCALAAIDKLTPAELPWDRKSFDGLYELVRAELIDTVFSVTAVVERILASTRRIEKQLKGTTSLALISALNDIKSQLDQLVYPGFVARTGYAQLSQLPRYLSAIEKRLERLPGNVQRDALSMAVVQRLEDDYDDAVSALLPGRRAGGELAQVRWMIEELRVSLFAVELGTAYSVSEKRIRAVLNKALAPA
- a CDS encoding sulfurtransferase; translated protein: MNPLMDVSELEGRRAGGVRTVLLDVRWALGDPHGHDHYLKGHLPGAVFVNLATELADPAAPERGRHPLPSPRRFQEAARRWGISNGDVVVAYDDSANMAAARAWWMLRNAGLPEVYLLDGGLAAWRAAGLPLELGEVPPVPGHVTLADGQMPVLEAADVTSWMEGGPVAEKDRPDGRPADRILLDARAGERYRGEIEPVDPRAGHIPGAVSGPTSENVDGAGCFLPPAELRRRFESLGVTDDVEVGVYCGSGVTAAHQVAALELAGFRAALYPGSFSEWSSNPHLPVVTGPEPRGDGGGPAGWKLGGAQG
- a CDS encoding HIT family protein, which gives rise to MSTLFTRILNGEIPGRFVWRENDVSAFLTTGPLADGHTLVVPTEEVDRWTDASPETLARVMEVAQRIGAVQVDVFGAARAGLIVAGYEINHLHVHVWPSRSMAEFNFATADQNPDPEVLDANAEKLRQGLRAAGYGDFVPA
- a CDS encoding PLP-dependent cysteine synthase family protein; translation: MKIERTAGRDWADEAIRKITAENNRSADTHLYSVPLPEHWGVQLYLKDESTHRTGSLKHRLARSLFLFGLVNGWIREDTTIVEASSGSTAVSEAYFAQLLGLPFIAVMARTTSPEKIALIEQFGGSCLLVDHASEVYATAEEVAATSGGHYMDQFTYAERATDWRGNNNIAESIFGQLELEEHPVPDWIVVGAGTGGTSATIGRYLRYNSHPTRLVVVDPENSAFYPGWRGTSSDPATGSPSRIEGIGRPRMEPSFVPSVIDHMIQVPDAASVAAMRHLRTLAGLHAGPSTGTNLWGVWQLIAGMIAEGRHGSIVSLMCDGGERYAGNYYSPGWLASHGLDPQPYEAVIRRFFNSGTWDGGEA
- a CDS encoding Fur family transcriptional regulator: MPFGAKADSTKPASAEALGGTARAASVPAGTAAPVAGKEQRVTKQRLAVSAALDELHDFVSTQELYRILQNQGVSVSLATAYRILQSLADEGLVDVLRNGDGEAVYRRCAVTGHHHHLLCRNCGKAVEVEAPAVETWAARTASEHGFTEVAHTVEIFGLCPDCTARKAAGEL